From one Pontibacillus sp. HMF3514 genomic stretch:
- a CDS encoding Tad domain-containing protein, which yields MKLVKQEEGVSLVLVGVAFMGIMMMAGLVLDGGALFMEKRNLQKAANAAVLSSAQELTMDEASVQEIINEILQKHGELASLENTIIQKDNRVELDLTKNVSLSFGRLFGKDTTEVKVHAAAEITSMGKAAGAAPLGIDDRVELDYYTEYKLKVDQTESEYGYFGVLALGGPGAATYEDNLRDGYQDPIEIGMVLDTETGNVAGKTRSVVSEKLLDSCGYESGSKQINRDCDRILLVPVYTPHKQTTNQLKSVEVTGFAYFFITEPIDPKDTSITGMFIKRAGKGVYESGAYDRGAYAIRLTR from the coding sequence ATGAAGTTAGTAAAGCAGGAAGAAGGGGTAAGTCTCGTTCTTGTTGGTGTAGCTTTCATGGGAATAATGATGATGGCAGGTCTTGTACTTGATGGAGGAGCCCTTTTTATGGAAAAGCGGAATCTACAAAAAGCGGCGAATGCAGCAGTACTATCAAGTGCGCAGGAACTGACCATGGATGAAGCTTCTGTTCAAGAAATTATAAATGAAATACTACAAAAACATGGTGAACTTGCAAGCTTAGAAAACACAATAATTCAAAAAGATAACCGAGTAGAGCTAGATTTAACAAAGAATGTTTCTTTATCATTTGGTCGTTTGTTTGGAAAAGACACGACAGAAGTTAAAGTTCACGCTGCAGCAGAAATAACATCTATGGGAAAGGCTGCAGGGGCTGCGCCATTAGGGATTGATGATCGTGTTGAATTAGATTATTACACAGAGTATAAGTTGAAGGTAGATCAAACAGAATCTGAATATGGATATTTTGGTGTTTTAGCTTTAGGGGGGCCTGGTGCAGCAACCTATGAGGATAACTTGCGGGACGGTTATCAGGATCCTATTGAAATTGGGATGGTACTCGATACAGAGACAGGAAATGTAGCGGGTAAAACGAGGTCTGTAGTTAGTGAGAAGCTGTTAGATAGTTGTGGTTATGAATCAGGATCAAAACAAATCAACCGTGACTGTGACCGGATATTATTAGTACCTGTTTACACACCACATAAACAGACAACAAACCAGTTAAAAAGTGTAGAAGTGACAGGATTTGCTTACTTCTTTATTACAGAACCCATAGACCCAAAAGATACAAGTATTACAGGAATGTTTATCAAACGAGCTGGAAAAGGCGTTTATGAAAGTGGTGCCTATGATAGAGGCGCATACGCAATTCGACTAACAAGGTAG
- a CDS encoding spore germination protein GerPB, with translation MNYTIHQSICINFLKVGSVSNSSVLQIGSAGVIQARSSLYNTGGYVKPAEEAEAIEKPVTPLVPLSSTT, from the coding sequence ATGAACTACACGATTCATCAAAGCATTTGTATAAATTTTTTAAAAGTTGGATCTGTCAGCAACTCCTCTGTTTTACAAATAGGGAGTGCGGGAGTCATTCAAGCCAGATCTAGCCTTTACAACACAGGTGGTTATGTAAAACCAGCAGAAGAAGCAGAGGCAATCGAAAAACCTGTTACTCCCCTCGTCCCCCTATCTTCAACAACGTAG
- a CDS encoding Flp family type IVb pilin codes for MVSLIESFLYEEDGQGMTEYSIVLGVISIAAFGIIILLTEELQQVYTRVVDAVQSRDS; via the coding sequence ATGGTATCTCTTATCGAAAGTTTTTTATATGAAGAGGACGGTCAAGGTATGACGGAGTACAGTATCGTCCTAGGCGTAATATCCATAGCGGCTTTTGGAATCATCATTCTGTTAACAGAAGAGCTACAACAGGTTTATACCCGAGTAGTTGATGCCGTCCAAAGCCGAGACTCTTAA
- a CDS encoding Flp family type IVb pilin encodes MELLKQLVVEEEGQGMTEYGLVLGVIAVAVVGILVSLRGEITTMFQDVLNDIKSRDGSTTTTG; translated from the coding sequence ATGGAATTGCTTAAACAATTAGTTGTAGAAGAAGAAGGACAAGGTATGACGGAGTACGGTTTAGTATTAGGTGTTATTGCAGTTGCAGTAGTTGGGATTTTAGTTTCTCTACGTGGAGAAATTACGACAATGTTCCAAGATGTATTAAATGATATTAAGAGCCGTGACGGTTCTACAACTACAACTGGTTAA
- a CDS encoding DUF418 domain-containing protein → MKILNQIQPLKDTNRLPWIDAARGIAIFGIFMVNMPAFNAPYFMYGGEEKYWPSETSNMIQTIIDIFFQASFYTLFSFLFGFGLYMMKERLQEKEYHYRPVLLRRLIVLIAFGAIHAFFIWHGDILFSYGTLGLFLFLFFSRSPRAVLSWAIGLLTLSVVILYLRISPYIGKGVLGRYVNESAIAQAKQAYGEGSLMEIWEQNLNDWLYSNGSLMSWTFLAGSLIPMFLFGLYFAKKKWLHDPDQFGKPLTVTWVITLVLFVAFKAGPHFIDIPEWFKIVTQDSIGGSACALFYVTSVALLYKKRSAFTTLLKPFTFVGRLSLSNYLLQSIICFFLFYSVGLGFYGEVSPLASLILVIVIYSLQVIGSHLWIRSFRYGPFEWLWRSLTYMSLQPMRRSKEREEKASYET, encoded by the coding sequence GTGAAAATCTTGAATCAGATCCAACCTTTAAAAGATACAAATCGATTACCATGGATCGATGCAGCAAGGGGAATCGCAATCTTTGGTATTTTTATGGTGAATATGCCTGCATTTAATGCCCCGTACTTTATGTATGGTGGAGAAGAAAAATACTGGCCAAGTGAAACAAGTAACATGATTCAAACGATTATAGATATATTCTTTCAAGCTAGTTTTTACACATTGTTCTCATTCTTATTTGGCTTTGGCCTTTACATGATGAAAGAACGATTACAAGAAAAAGAGTATCACTATCGTCCAGTGTTACTTCGAAGACTTATTGTGCTGATCGCTTTTGGTGCTATCCACGCTTTCTTCATATGGCATGGGGATATATTATTTTCTTATGGAACATTGGGTCTCTTTCTATTTTTATTTTTTAGTCGAAGTCCTCGGGCGGTCCTGAGTTGGGCTATTGGGCTCTTAACCCTTTCTGTAGTGATTCTTTATTTAAGAATTTCACCTTATATAGGAAAGGGTGTACTTGGTAGATATGTGAATGAATCCGCAATAGCACAAGCCAAGCAAGCTTATGGTGAAGGAAGCTTGATGGAAATATGGGAGCAAAACTTAAATGATTGGCTGTATTCAAATGGATCGCTGATGTCGTGGACCTTTTTAGCGGGAAGCCTGATCCCGATGTTTTTATTTGGTCTTTATTTTGCTAAGAAGAAATGGCTTCATGATCCGGATCAGTTTGGAAAGCCGTTGACGGTTACTTGGGTCATAACGTTGGTTTTATTTGTGGCTTTCAAAGCAGGTCCGCATTTCATTGATATTCCAGAATGGTTCAAAATTGTTACGCAGGATTCGATTGGTGGTTCTGCCTGTGCATTATTTTATGTGACGAGTGTGGCATTGTTATATAAGAAGAGAAGTGCTTTTACTACATTATTAAAACCATTCACGTTTGTTGGCCGCCTATCCTTGAGTAACTACTTGCTTCAATCAATCATTTGTTTTTTCTTGTTCTATTCTGTTGGTCTCGGGTTTTACGGTGAGGTGAGCCCGCTAGCTAGCTTGATTCTAGTTATAGTGATTTATAGTTTACAAGTAATCGGCAGTCACCTATGGATCCGTTCATTCCGTTACGGTCCGTTTGAATGGTTATGGAGATCCTTGACGTATATGAGCTTGCAGCCAATGCGTCGGTCTAAGGAAAGAGAAGAAAAGGCATCATATGAAACTTAA
- a CDS encoding DUF192 domain-containing protein — translation MELIDQQTQTNIASKICTSYNFITRLKGLMFVSDLAEDEAMHIKPCHSVHTCFMRFPIDVVYVNEQLEVVAMEQNMKPFRFGKPQSRAHSVFEFKAGTIQNKDVYVGQKLLLKQEESEEHGIA, via the coding sequence ATGGAGCTTATCGATCAGCAGACTCAAACGAACATTGCATCAAAGATTTGCACTTCATATAACTTTATTACTCGATTAAAAGGATTAATGTTCGTATCTGATCTAGCTGAAGATGAAGCTATGCATATCAAACCCTGTCATTCGGTCCACACCTGTTTTATGCGTTTTCCAATCGATGTGGTGTATGTGAATGAACAATTGGAAGTTGTGGCAATGGAACAAAACATGAAACCTTTTCGATTCGGAAAACCGCAATCCCGCGCACATTCTGTTTTTGAATTCAAGGCCGGAACCATTCAAAACAAGGATGTGTACGTCGGACAAAAACTTTTATTAAAACAAGAGGAGAGTGAAGAGCATGGAATTGCTTAA
- a CDS encoding prepilin peptidase has protein sequence MWFDVVMILILLICLITDLKNRKIYNAVLLPGFLLSLVFHTIVSGWAGLGSSLLGALIGILILFIPFAMGGMGAGDVKLLGLIGAWKGSMFVFYTSIYMALVGGVIAIAILLFQKGWLQRFKGFAYFFAFLRQGKVQSEWIQTSARKTTYPYGLAIVAGAFCSLWFSFLEVM, from the coding sequence ATGTGGTTTGATGTTGTCATGATATTGATATTACTTATTTGTCTTATAACGGATTTAAAGAATCGAAAAATTTACAACGCAGTGCTTTTGCCAGGGTTTTTGCTTTCGCTCGTTTTCCACACGATTGTGAGTGGTTGGGCAGGTCTTGGAAGTTCCTTATTAGGAGCACTGATCGGCATACTCATATTATTTATTCCTTTTGCTATGGGTGGTATGGGGGCTGGAGATGTAAAACTTCTTGGCCTCATTGGTGCATGGAAAGGGAGTATGTTTGTCTTTTACACATCCATTTATATGGCACTAGTCGGTGGTGTGATTGCTATAGCAATTCTTTTATTTCAAAAAGGATGGTTACAACGATTTAAAGGATTTGCCTACTTTTTTGCATTCTTAAGACAAGGGAAAGTCCAATCAGAATGGATTCAAACAAGTGCTAGGAAAACAACGTACCCGTATGGCTTAGCCATTGTTGCGGGGGCTTTTTGTTCGTTATGGTTTAGCTTCCTGGAGGTGATGTAA
- a CDS encoding spore germination protein has translation MPAQVGAVKVVSVSNSGIFNIGDVYAMAPASSAKTFAGGGSFNTGDGISIDLSNSYTTVYDQDVIDQSDIEEVGAV, from the coding sequence ATGCCAGCTCAGGTAGGTGCTGTCAAAGTTGTCAGCGTATCTAACTCTGGCATTTTCAATATTGGAGATGTCTATGCGATGGCTCCTGCTAGTTCAGCTAAGACCTTTGCTGGAGGTGGATCATTCAACACGGGTGATGGAATCTCCATTGATCTCTCAAACTCTTATACAACGGTATATGATCAAGATGTAATTGACCAGTCTGATATAGAAGAGGTAGGTGCGGTCTAA
- a CDS encoding TadE/TadG family type IV pilus assembly protein has product MNFKKEDGQSMVETALVLPVLIILLVGMFDFGRIFYTYTHLHLAAQEAVRVGGLGGNDSEITAFTKSYVNINDPENLVVGVSPDDSMRVSGDYVTVTLDYPMESFTPFISSLLPSAFTVHTESTIRVE; this is encoded by the coding sequence ATGAACTTCAAAAAAGAAGATGGCCAATCAATGGTTGAAACGGCACTTGTTTTGCCTGTGTTAATCATCTTACTAGTCGGTATGTTTGATTTTGGTCGAATCTTTTATACATACACCCACCTTCATTTAGCAGCACAAGAGGCCGTTCGAGTTGGAGGACTCGGTGGGAATGATTCTGAAATTACTGCATTTACAAAGAGCTATGTAAATATAAATGACCCTGAAAATTTAGTGGTGGGGGTTTCACCTGATGATAGCATGCGTGTGTCAGGAGATTATGTCACCGTAACGCTCGATTATCCAATGGAATCCTTTACTCCATTTATTTCATCCCTCTTACCCTCGGCGTTTACGGTTCACACAGAATCGACCATTCGGGTGGAGTGA